One window from the genome of Salvia miltiorrhiza cultivar Shanhuang (shh) chromosome 7, IMPLAD_Smil_shh, whole genome shotgun sequence encodes:
- the LOC130992390 gene encoding protein MLN51 homolog, translating to MAAEEIEYESDPEEAKLSLKMRRREASDDEEEAEQGGNPRGKPPRRIESDGESEGAAAEYEEELDEEEEDYDLDEEYVEEQIEEVTVEYGEGGGGRGKDGVEVVAVEREESEKEGTFEGKVSEEEKQGGNDDAGENIDGDKNVADGEHEEERKEIEPFSVPTAGAFYMHDDRFRDNAGGRHRRTLGGRKLWESKDDRKWGHDKFEELTMQERHHEEGRRGARGRYRGRNRNRASDPGFVQVNKPKEYTNNGTQNNNNQGSAPKGVRGRGPRRYQPTFKNNNDAPATQNKYLAKSVEKHSHVSSRRSSEPVSNAKPDVVPRKQVASNLNIASPPFYPTGSSTKDNTAAPKRDVQAGTINRNGQQSVVGENFTMSQSTATMRGKNIVDSIGLDNLSIGDSSSSVAGKSSNTTQMPLPGSSSFNPGQPQLRGQGRGPASFTQMAYQPAVSNNQLNRVPPSNQIQNVQRNPGQSRAQSSLQGSVQQFTQRVPSGSQAFSPPKAAGAVNTSESGEVESASELNQAKTALVAKGKGNAPGSAKGSFLYGGAQVMGSSGNMGSGPGDQNFPAFLPVMQFGGQHPGGMGVPAVGMAFPGYVAQPQLGLGSSEMTWLPVLAGAAGALGAAGALGATYCPPYITVDGSYNARPSGQASSTTAASSKENNNATKVGNDWKPSQRPELANDDFGQRQKNPRRYTEMKFDQ from the exons ATGGCGGCGGAGGAGATTGAGTACGAGAGCGATCCGGAGGAGGCGAAGTTGTCGTTGAAGATGCGGAGGAGGGAGGCGAGCGACGATGAAGAAGAGGCGGAGCAAGGGGGAAACCCCAGGGGGAAACCTCCGCGGAGAATTGAGTCGGATGGGGAATCTGAAGGTGCGGCGGCGGAGTATGAGGAGGAGTTGgacgaagaagaggaagattATGATTTGGATGAGGAGTATGTGGAGGAGCAGATAGAGGAGGTAACTGTTGAGTATGGAGAAGGCGGTGGTGGGAGAGGTAAAGATGGTGTGGAGGTGGTGGCGGTGGAAAGGGAGGAGAGTGAGAAGGAAGGAACCTTTGAGGGGAAGGTATCGGAGGAGGAGAAGCAGGGAGGCAATGACGATGCAGGTGAAAACATTGACGGGGATAAGAATGTTGCTGATGGGGAGCATGAGGAAGAGAGGAAGGAAATAGAGCCCTTCTCTGTGCCTACTGCGGGGGCATTTTACATGCACGATGACAGATTTCGAGACAATGCTGGCGGGCGACATAG GCGAACCCTTGGAGGAAGAAAATTGTGGGAGTCTAAAGATGACAGAAAATGGGGGCATGATAAGTTTGAGGAGCTGACTATGCAGGAAAGGCACCATGAAGAG GGTAGAAGGGGTGCTAGGGGACGCTATAGGGGTCGCAATAGAAATAGAGCCTCAGACCCTGGATTTGTACAAGTGAACAAACCCAAAGAATACACCAATAACGGCACACAGAATAATAACAATCAGGGCAGCGCTCCCAAGGGAGTTAGGGGACGAGGACCTCGAAGATATCAACCGACCTTTAAGAACAACAATGACGCTCCAGCTACACAGAACAAATA CCTTGCAAAGTCGGTTGAAAAGCATTCCCATGTCAGTTCTCGAAGAAGTAGCGAGCCTGTATCTAATGCAAAACCTGATGTAGTTCCCAGAAAACAAGTAGCCTCCAATTTGAACATTGCTTCTCCTCCATTTTATCCCACTGGTTCTTCCACAAAAGATAACACTGCAGCCCCTAAGAGGGATGTCCAAGCTGGCACAATTAATCGAAACGGCCAACAATCAGTGGTGGGTGAGAATTTTACTATGTCACAATCTACTGCTACAATGCGAGGAAAAAATATAGTGGATTCCATTGGTCTGGACAATCTCTCCATTGGTGATTCATCTTCTTCAGTGGCCGGGAAGTCTTCAAATACAACGCAAATGCCACTACCTGGATCTTCATCTTTCAACCCAGGTCAGCCTCAGTTGAGGGGCCAAGGAAGAGGACCAGCTTCCTTCACACAGATGGCTTACCAACCAGCTGTCTCTAATAACCAACTCAACAGGGTTCCTCCGTCAAACCAGATACAAAATGTTCAGAGGAATCCTGGTCAAAGTCGTGCTCAGTCTTCTTTGCAAGGTTCTGTTCAGCAGTTCACACAACGTGTGCCCAGTGGTTCGCAAGCTTTCTCTCCACCTAAAGCTGCTGGTGCTGTAAATACATCTGAATCTGGGGAGGTGGAATCTGCATCAGAATTGAATCAGGCTAAGACAGCATTGGTTGCTAAAGGAAAAGGGAATGCACCAGGCAGCGCAAAGGGCTCGTTCCTATATGGTGGAGCTCAGGTCATGGGATCCTCTGGCAATATGGGCAGTGGCCCCGGTGATCAAAACTTCCCAGCTTTCTTACCAG TCATGCAATTTGGAGGCCAGCACCCTGGGGGAATGGGTGTTCCTGCCGTTGGCATGGCTTTTCCTGGATATGTTGCTCAACCACAACTTGGTTTAGGGAGTTCCGAAATGACTTG GCTTCCTGTCTTAGCGGGTGCAGCTGGGGCACTGGGTGCTGCTGGAGCCTTGGGTGCAACATATTGTCCACCATATATAACTGTTGATGGTTCATATAATGCTCGGCCTTCTGGACAGGCGTCTTCTACAACAGCTGCTTCAAG CAAAGAGAATAACAATGCAACAAAAGTAGGTAATGATTGGAAACCTTCACAGAGGCCTG AGCTTGCAAACGATGATTTTGGGCAGAGGCAAAAGAACCCTCGCAG ATATACAGAGATGAAATTTGACCAGTGA
- the LOC130992393 gene encoding uncharacterized protein LOC130992393 isoform X2: MFEEEEDEDEDNELKICDVCVTPISSHPYYECAACKYFVHLICSLLPKTLSSSSSSTSPYGKCQQTDDKNHKFTLYTSIKENDENSDLYYCRLCDKPTNGMVYRCEECEMIIDVKCASLPTTIKHASHSHPNLIIARIGDKRPRLCRCCGYYLKDIDGYRCIKDGCDFTLHLECALLPPTVRKHEWDHYPLLLTFDASDHPSDFICDFCEVEMHPKRWMYHCRQCDHSYHTHCLKTAFGYYRNIKFGHRFDLDLIHPHPLTFNYITLKKWCDICRYDVYTYRAFACASCYFVVCRTCGDKVLEWITLVGLSEQS; the protein is encoded by the exons ATGtttgaggaagaggaagacgaagacgaagatAATGAGCTGAAGATATGTGATGTTTGTGTAACACCTATATCTTCTCACCCGTATTACGAATGCGCAGCTTGCAAATATTTTGTCCACTTGATTTGCTCATTATTGCCCAAAACATTATCGTCATCGTCTTCTTCCACCTCTCCATATGGTAAGTGCCAACAAACAGAtgataaaaatcataaattcaCGCTCTACACGAGCATCAAAGAAAATGATGAGAATTCGGACTTGTATTATTGTCGGCTTTGTGATAAGCCCACAAATGGAATGGTATATAGGTGTGAAGAGTGTGAAATGATTATAGATGTCAAGTGCGCATCTCTACCAACTACTATCAAACATGCATCTCATTCTCACCCAAACCTCATCATCGCTAGAATAGGTGACAAGCGGCCGAGGTTATGTCGTTGTTGTGGATATTACCTTAAAGATATTGACGGATACCGCTGCATCAAAGATGGTTGTGATTTTACATTGCACTTGGAATGTGCTTTGCTACCGCCGACTGTAAGAAAGCACGAGTGGGATCACTACCCATTGTTGTTGACATTTGATGCCTCTGACCATCCATCTGATTTTATCTGCGACTTTTGCGAAGTGGAAATGCATCCCAAGAGATGGATGTATCATTGTCGCCAATGCGATCATTCTTACCACACTCATTGTCTTAAGACTGCATTTGGTTATTATAGAAATATCAAATTTGGGCATCGATTTGACTTGGATCTTATACACCCTCACCCTCTCACTTTCAATTACATCACCCTCAAGAAATGGTGTGACATTTGTCGTTATGATGTTTATACCTATCGCGCATTTGCATGTGCATCATGTTACTTTGTCGTGTGCCGAACTTGTGGAGATAAAGTATTAG AATGGATTACTCTGGTGGggttgtcagagcagagctga
- the LOC130992393 gene encoding uncharacterized protein LOC130992393 isoform X1 — protein sequence MFEEEEDEDEDNELKICDVCVTPISSHPYYECAACKYFVHLICSLLPKTLSSSSSSTSPYGKCQQTDDKNHKFTLYTSIKENDENSDLYYCRLCDKPTNGMVYRCEECEMIIDVKCASLPTTIKHASHSHPNLIIARIGDKRPRLCRCCGYYLKDIDGYRCIKDGCDFTLHLECALLPPTVRKHEWDHYPLLLTFDASDHPSDFICDFCEVEMHPKRWMYHCRQCDHSYHTHCLKTAFGYYRNIKFGHRFDLDLIHPHPLTFNYITLKKWCDICRYDVYTYRAFACASCYFVVCRTCGDKVLEWTTMVGLLEQS from the exons ATGtttgaggaagaggaagacgaagacgaagatAATGAGCTGAAGATATGTGATGTTTGTGTAACACCTATATCTTCTCACCCGTATTACGAATGCGCAGCTTGCAAATATTTTGTCCACTTGATTTGCTCATTATTGCCCAAAACATTATCGTCATCGTCTTCTTCCACCTCTCCATATGGTAAGTGCCAACAAACAGAtgataaaaatcataaattcaCGCTCTACACGAGCATCAAAGAAAATGATGAGAATTCGGACTTGTATTATTGTCGGCTTTGTGATAAGCCCACAAATGGAATGGTATATAGGTGTGAAGAGTGTGAAATGATTATAGATGTCAAGTGCGCATCTCTACCAACTACTATCAAACATGCATCTCATTCTCACCCAAACCTCATCATCGCTAGAATAGGTGACAAGCGGCCGAGGTTATGTCGTTGTTGTGGATATTACCTTAAAGATATTGACGGATACCGCTGCATCAAAGATGGTTGTGATTTTACATTGCACTTGGAATGTGCTTTGCTACCGCCGACTGTAAGAAAGCACGAGTGGGATCACTACCCATTGTTGTTGACATTTGATGCCTCTGACCATCCATCTGATTTTATCTGCGACTTTTGCGAAGTGGAAATGCATCCCAAGAGATGGATGTATCATTGTCGCCAATGCGATCATTCTTACCACACTCATTGTCTTAAGACTGCATTTGGTTATTATAGAAATATCAAATTTGGGCATCGATTTGACTTGGATCTTATACACCCTCACCCTCTCACTTTCAATTACATCACCCTCAAGAAATGGTGTGACATTTGTCGTTATGATGTTTATACCTATCGCGCATTTGCATGTGCATCATGTTACTTTGTCGTGTGCCGAACTTGTGGAGATAAAGTATTAG AATGGACTACCATGGTGGGGTTGTtagagcagagctga
- the LOC130992391 gene encoding uncharacterized protein LOC130992391: MEKVINHFCHEHPLFTCKQDEASLDCYVCGDVVSNLESAYACKQPQCNNSSNSRIILHERCGEMPSRIFSHPSHLEHPLHLFDYRHLSAGYFCNLCGATIGSKVGYRCPSCEFDIHIECCKLGVLIKERVEVQHPSHVHPLTLMRKNAFQFSCDGCGTQDMDMAYICSTCEYWVHATCASLPLLLPQHHHHHHLSLAFTFPMEHRKYRYMCDVCDKDFDMTCWLYFCGDCRYFAHLKCAATPTTNTPKQDHFLLGSSMATAEEVRALKEQLQRLIEAQENRDAQKQPPINEAFTPQYQYHEPPRVNANNFELKTGLITMVQQNQYGGKAVEDPNAHLAQFLELCSTVKINGVPDDIIRLRLFPFSLRDKAKSWYQTLQLGANPVWGDLADLFLRKFHPPGLTLKLKMDILQFQQFDGETLAETWERYQEKLRKCPSHGFDEGTLVVMFYNACGERAKMFMDTAAGGSLLKKGSSEAMEIIESMATTSYQWPSERVQLKKVAAASSSDPMVLILIQLAEMNSKINAMTVGNPEPAVEIPTGVEDANYINGRNYGNFQHGQQGGYNSGQQFHHGGRPHPNLAYGNSNNALQAPPGFSVTNGVINEEKKPNLEELLMKFICKSDERMEKLESNAVAVGTQMKMFETQLGQIATTVNKLQQSGNLINNAKVNAKEQCMAIRLKNEATSEGSHGSREMERGELSWRVHEKGRRLPPHLRPPGWMPFPQRHFKMVDLPSGTTQEGAMTAKDESAQLIEERAAEVTVEVSGRKNDEKQKATSPATVTTPLPQRQKKERGQEQFSKFLEIFRKVHINIPLVEALQEMPQYARFLKDIISRKRRLEEFETVNLNEECSAILQRKLPAKIKDPGSFTLFCIIGGQHFRRSLCDLGASINLMSLSVFKQLAIGELKPTSMRLQMADRSVTYPRGIVENVLVKVGDFILPTDFVVLDIEDDNKIPLILGRPFLGTGRALIDVEKGELTLRVHNESQTFYVYESCCIHKNEVPKRAKDPGKGRVDVLNTFDEDQFSWQDPGDQSSQEGSMAGKSGAGSSRSQHCLYQPP; encoded by the exons ATGGAGAAGGTTATTAATCATTTCTGTCATGAACATCCTTTATTTACTTGTAAACAAGATGAGGCGAGTTTAGATTGTTATGTGTGTGGTGATGTGGTAAGTAATTTGGAGTCGGCATATGCTTGCAAGCAACCTCAATGTAATAATAGCAGTAATAGTAGAATTATCCTCCATGAAAGATGTGGTGAGATGCCTAGTCGAATTTTTTCGCATCCCTCCCACCTTGAGCATCCTCTTCACCTATTTGATTATCGACATTTGTCGGCTGGATATTTTTGTAATCTATGTGGTGCCACAATAGGTAGCAAGGTAGGGTATAGGTGTCCTAGTTGTGAGTTCGACATCCATATTGAATGCTGCAAATTAGGTGTGTTAATTAAAGAGAGAGTAGAAGTGCAACACCCGAGTCACGTGCATCCATTGACACTGATGAGGAAGAATGCTTTTCAATTTAGTTGTGATGGCTGTGGCACTCAAGATATGGACATGGCGTATATCTGCAGCACGTGCGAGTACTGGGTGCATGCGACTTGTGCTTCATTGCCCCTCCTTCTCCCTcaacaccaccaccaccaccacctttCCCTGGCCTTCACTTTCCCAATGGAACATCGCAAATACAGATACATGTGTGATGTTTGTGACAAAGATTTTGACATGACATGTTGGCTATATTTCTGTGGTGATTGCAGATACTTTGCCCATCTCAAGTGTGCTGCTACACCCACCACCAACACACCAAAACAAGACCATTT TTTGCTAGGTAGTTCTATGGCTACCGCAGAAGAAGTCCGTGCTCTCAAGGAGCAACTACAGCGTTTGattgaggcgcaggaaaaccgCGATGCTCAGAAGCAGCCTCCCATCAATGAGGCGTTCACTCCGCAGTATCAGTATCATgagcctccaagagtcaacgcaaataattttgagcttaagactggtttgatcaccatggtgcagcaaaaccagtatggaggcaaAGCTGTGGAGGACCCTAATGCACATTTGGCGCAATTCCTGGAGCTGTGCAGCACTGTTAAGATTAATGGAGTCCCAGATGATAttatacgactccgcctttttccattctcactcagggataaggcaaagtcgtggtatcaaaCTCTACAGTTGGGAGCCAATCCAGTATGGGGGGACTTGGCAGATCTTTTCCTACGGAAGTTTCATCCTCCTGGGCTTactttgaagttgaagatggacattctTCAATTTCAGCAATTTGATGGAGAGACTTTGGCTGAAACATGGGAaagataccaggagaagctgaggaagtgcccgtcccatggctttgatgaggggactctggtggtcatgttttaCAATGCGTGTGGTGAACGTGCGAAAATGTTTATGGATACAGCAGCTGGAGGTTCTCTGCTCAAGAAAGgaagctcggaggcaatggagatcattgaaagcatggctactacaagttatcaatggccatccgagagagttcagttgaagaaagttgctgctgcGTCCAGCTCAGATCCCATGGTATTGATTTTGAttcagctggcagagatgaactcgaagatcaatgctatgactgttggcaatcctgagccggctgtggagatcccaacaggcgtagaagacgccaactacatcaatggcagaaactatgggaactttcagcatgggcaacagggtggatacaatagtggacaacagtttcatcatggagggcgtccacatcccaatttggcttatgggaatTCTAATAACGCGCTTcaggctccaccaggcttctctgtcaccaatggagtcatcaatgaggagaagaagcctaatttggaagagctgctgatgaaatttatctgcaagtccgacgagaggatggaaaagctagagtccaatgccgttgctgtggggactcaaatgaagatgttcgagacccaattgggtcaaatagccacCACCGttaacaaactccaacagtcgggcaatctcataaacaatgccaaggtgaatgccaaggagcagtgcatggccatcAGATTGAAGAATGAAGCCACCTCTGAAGGTAGCCATGGATCtcgtgagatggagagaggagagctatcgtggagagtccatgagaaaggccgacgacttccacctcatctgcgtcctcctgggtggatgccgtttccccagcgtcattttaagatggttgatctgccgagcgggactacacaggaaggggccatgacggcaaaagaTGAGAGTGCACAGCTGATTGAAGAAAGAGCTgcggaggtcactgttgaggtttctggcagaaagaatgatgaaaagcaaaaagctacttcgccagcaactgtgactacACCTCTCCCTCAGCGCCAGAAGAAAGAGAGGGGGCAAGAGCAGTTCTCCAAAttcttagagatcttcaggaaagtacatattaatattccattggtggaagcactgcaggagatgccgcagtatgctagattcctgaaggacattatctcgaggaAGAGGAGGCTGGAAGAGTTTGAGACagtgaatctcaatgaagaatgcagcgcaatcttgcagaggaagctgccggcgaagatcaaagatccgggtagcttcacacttttctgcattattggaggccagcatttcagaaggtcactctgcgacctgggggcgagcatCAATCTCATGTCGTTATCTGTTTTCAAGCAGCTGGCAATTGGGGAGTTGAAGCCGACatctatgaggctgcagatggcagacaggtcggtcacttatcctcgtggaattgtggagaatgtgctcgtgaaggtgggggattttattctcCCTACcgattttgtggttctagacattgaggaCGACAACAAAATTCCGCTaattttggggcgcccgttccttggaacgggaagagctttgattgatgtggagaaaggagaaCTCACGCTGAGAGTTCACAATGAAAGCCAAACGTTCTATGTCTATGAATCGTGCTGCATCCACAAGAATGAAGTGCCCAAGAGAGCAAAGGATCCGGGTAAGGGTAGAGTTGATGTTCTAAATACTTTTGATGAGGATCagttttcttggcaggacccaggtgatcaGAGTTCGCAGGAAGGGAGCATGGCTGGCAAGAGTGGAGCAGGGAGCAGTCGgtcgcagcactgcttgtaccagcctccttga